Below is a genomic region from Desulfurella amilsii.
ACATCTACTTTTTCTTCCATTTGAATTACCTCCTTGTCTTATCTAATAAGAAAAAGTCTACTTTACTTTTCACATAGCTTTACAATAAATCTAAGTTTCATACAAAATTTAACTCTTATTGCAAATTAGTCAAATAATATAACCATCTATTATCAATATTATATTTATTATTAGAATAACTAATAATCTAAATCAACAATACAAATAACTTTTTGATTATCAAAGAAGTATTTTTTTTATTAAGTATCGCTGATTTAATACTTAAATCATAAAGCTGCCGCCATTTACCGGTATGTACTCACCGTTTACATAATCGGATAGTTCGCTTGCTAAAAATAATACAACTTTTGCCACATCTTCTGGAACGCCTATGCGCTTAAGTGGCGTAAAATTAGCAATCATTTCTTTATCTTCTTTGGGTTGATTTGAAGTAGCATCAGTGTCTATTAGGCCTGGTCCAACTAGATTTACTCTAATACCGTATGGGCCCAGCTCTAATGCAAGCGTCTTTGCCATTGCATCAACAGCACTTTTTGCTGCTGCGTGAGCGAAAAAGCCATTTGCAGTTTGTCGTGAGAGGGAACTTGATATGTATATTAGTTTGCCGTATTTTTGTTTCATCATAGAATTGAGTACTGACTTTGTGCAGTTGTAGAAAGCTTTTGTTTCACCTAAAATTTTATCCTCTATTGACTTAAAATCCAATTCAACAAAAGGCTTTATGGGGAAATTTATATTGGCATTATTTACAAGTATATCAATTTTACCATATTTTTCGATAGCTGTACTTGCCATAGAGTTTACGCTTTTCTCGTCTCTTACGTCTGCACAAAAAGTTATCGCTCCTCCACCATTGTGTTTTATATATTCAACAATTTCTTGGGCTTTGTCTTTAGAATTTATGTAATTAACCACAACATTTGCGCCGCATCTGCCAAGCATTTTTGCACAGGATGCACCAATACCTCTTGCCCCTCCCGTTACTATTGCTACCTTGCCTGTCAAATCAATTTTCATTTAAAATACCTCCTAACTTGAATTTTTTTTTGCAATATGAAGTATAGCTAAAAATGCATTTTTAGCTATACTTCTAAAAAAACCGCACAAAAATCTCATACTTTAATATCACTATTTATACTTTTATTAAAATAAGCAGTAAAATTAATTTATCAAGTGTTGATTAAGGCGTACCTATTTGTCAAGTCAAATTTTTTATTTTTTAAACTTACAACCTAACCCGTAAATTGATGCATTTTAGCATTGCAGATGACAAATAGAAGAAGGCCTATATAAAAAACAACGATTGTGCTACAAGTGCTTTACTGACAGGAGGCTTTGCAAATGATCTGTCAATCTATGATAAGCTCACAGGTAATT
It encodes:
- a CDS encoding SDR family NAD(P)-dependent oxidoreductase, whose product is MKIDLTGKVAIVTGGARGIGASCAKMLGRCGANVVVNYINSKDKAQEIVEYIKHNGGGAITFCADVRDEKSVNSMASTAIEKYGKIDILVNNANINFPIKPFVELDFKSIEDKILGETKAFYNCTKSVLNSMMKQKYGKLIYISSSLSRQTANGFFAHAAAKSAVDAMAKTLALELGPYGIRVNLVGPGLIDTDATSNQPKEDKEMIANFTPLKRIGVPEDVAKVVLFLASELSDYVNGEYIPVNGGSFMI